Proteins found in one Deltaproteobacteria bacterium genomic segment:
- a CDS encoding ABC transporter ATP-binding protein: MIRLRNVTKIYDMGEAAVRALTQVDLDIAPGEYVGVMGPSGSGKTTLMDVLGCLSRATSGTYEFAGQRVDQIDDVGLATLRGEQIGFIFQAFNLLPRLTALENVELPLLYRRVGRHERRERSLALLDRVGLADRAAHRPTELSGGERQRVAIARALINRPSLILADEPTGALDTATGDAIMDIIETLNRDGQTVIVVTHDPRIGERVTRILRLRDGAVERDEAQSKIGERISGGTGILPVDTDKMPVPS; this comes from the coding sequence CTGATCAGGCTCCGTAACGTCACCAAGATCTACGACATGGGCGAGGCTGCGGTGCGCGCGCTCACGCAAGTCGACCTCGACATCGCGCCCGGCGAGTACGTTGGGGTCATGGGTCCGTCGGGATCAGGCAAGACGACGCTAATGGACGTTCTGGGCTGCTTGTCGCGTGCAACTTCCGGGACGTATGAGTTCGCCGGTCAACGCGTCGATCAGATTGACGATGTCGGCTTGGCGACGCTGCGCGGCGAGCAGATTGGATTCATCTTCCAAGCCTTCAACCTCTTGCCGCGCCTGACCGCGCTGGAGAACGTCGAGTTGCCGCTGCTCTACCGTCGCGTCGGCCGGCACGAACGCCGCGAGCGGTCGCTGGCACTGCTCGACCGCGTCGGACTCGCCGACCGCGCCGCGCATCGACCGACCGAGCTGTCCGGGGGCGAGCGGCAACGCGTGGCGATTGCGCGCGCCTTGATCAATCGCCCGTCACTGATTCTTGCCGACGAACCGACCGGCGCGCTCGACACCGCCACCGGCGACGCCATCATGGACATCATCGAGACGCTCAATCGCGACGGCCAGACCGTGATCGTCGTGACGCACGACCCGCGCATCGGCGAACGCGTCACGCGCATTCTGCGCTTGCGTGATGGCGCTGTAGAACGCGACGAGGCCCAGTCCAAGATAGGCGAACGGATATCGGGTGGCACCGGTATCTTGCCGGTGGACACAGACAAGATGCCGGTGCCATCGTAG
- a CDS encoding efflux RND transporter periplasmic adaptor subunit → MRRRVLIGLAVVVLALIGALVVARVRGRGPEIGKTATVERGTIERVVVASGTIEPEHLVEVRAKVSGIVERFHVDAGDRVTAGQVIAEIDRETLEAAVREARAVVHEAQVERDQAGVELRRKEDLFHRGVESADVTDRSRADHARADARLDRAGATLERLEQELAYATITAPIDGLVLRRELNPGAAVASVASVTGGTVVMTIADTSQMHLLGTVDENEIAQVRIGMPARIRTETYPERIFPGRVRKIASLGDRKENVTSFKVEVTVLDGVDALWPRMSGDADIVAEVHDSALVVPEAALLYEGNDLVVEVVEHASPARLTRRTVRLGISRADRVEILDGLAEGEVIKLQ, encoded by the coding sequence ATGCGACGTAGAGTTCTCATCGGACTGGCCGTCGTCGTCCTCGCCTTGATCGGGGCGTTGGTCGTTGCGCGTGTGCGCGGGCGTGGTCCCGAGATCGGCAAAACCGCGACCGTCGAACGCGGTACGATCGAGCGAGTGGTCGTCGCCTCCGGCACGATCGAACCCGAGCATCTGGTCGAGGTGCGGGCTAAGGTCAGCGGCATCGTCGAGCGTTTCCACGTCGACGCCGGTGATCGTGTGACGGCGGGGCAAGTGATCGCGGAGATCGACCGTGAAACCTTGGAAGCCGCCGTGCGCGAGGCACGCGCCGTCGTTCACGAAGCGCAAGTTGAACGTGATCAGGCCGGCGTCGAGCTGCGCCGCAAGGAAGATCTGTTCCATCGCGGCGTCGAGTCGGCTGATGTCACCGACCGCAGCCGTGCCGACCACGCGCGAGCCGATGCGCGTCTCGATCGCGCCGGCGCCACACTCGAACGGCTCGAGCAGGAACTCGCGTACGCGACCATCACCGCGCCCATTGATGGACTAGTGCTACGGCGCGAGCTGAATCCCGGCGCCGCCGTTGCCTCGGTGGCATCGGTCACCGGCGGCACGGTGGTGATGACGATCGCTGACACGTCGCAAATGCACCTGCTCGGCACTGTCGATGAGAACGAGATCGCGCAAGTGCGGATCGGCATGCCCGCGCGCATTCGCACCGAAACGTACCCGGAGCGCATTTTCCCTGGCCGTGTGCGCAAGATCGCGTCGCTCGGCGATCGCAAGGAGAACGTCACGTCGTTCAAAGTCGAGGTGACGGTGCTCGACGGCGTCGACGCGCTGTGGCCGCGGATGTCGGGCGATGCCGACATCGTTGCCGAGGTGCACGACAGCGCGCTGGTCGTGCCCGAGGCCGCCTTGCTCTACGAGGGCAACGATCTGGTCGTTGAGGTCGTCGAACATGCCTCGCCAGCGCGCTTGACACGGCGAACGGTGCGACTTGGAATTTCGCGCGCCGATCGCGTCGAGATCCTCGACGGCCTCGCGGAAGGCGAGGTGATCAAGTTGCAGTAG
- a CDS encoding beta-lactamase family protein, which produces MADLTHFAESPVQVGIDPEKLKALFTRAEREVRDGLLPSMQLAIARRGRVAAMRTIGAVTHEGRAADATKDTLYVVFSCTKALTSTAGWLLIQEGKLDVTERVADILPEFGSNGKDVITVEQLFTHTSGFPLAPFPMSEWNDRAKRRERFARWRLNWEPGSRFEYHPTSSMWVIAAIIEQRTGVDFREFVRTRIAEPLGLRDLYVGLPPALHRRLADIQHVGALPTADEMKALGWPELPVTEVTEDALQGFNDPRAREAGNPGGGGTMTAADLALFYQALLAALRGDDERIWKADTVRQGLRVRTGDLTDPLFGKRVHRALGLMIAGDADRTYRGFGHNGSEYSFGHNGAGGQIAWADPDSGISFVYCTNGMDRHPIRQARRGVALSSLAAACAV; this is translated from the coding sequence ATGGCAGACCTCACACATTTCGCGGAGTCTCCCGTGCAGGTTGGAATCGATCCGGAGAAACTCAAAGCCTTGTTCACCCGCGCCGAGCGCGAGGTGCGCGACGGCTTGCTGCCGTCCATGCAGCTCGCGATCGCGCGCCGCGGCCGGGTGGCAGCGATGCGGACCATCGGCGCCGTGACTCACGAAGGCCGCGCGGCGGACGCGACAAAAGATACATTGTACGTCGTCTTCTCGTGCACCAAGGCGCTGACGTCGACCGCCGGATGGCTTCTCATCCAAGAGGGCAAGCTCGATGTCACCGAGCGGGTGGCGGACATTCTTCCCGAGTTCGGTAGCAACGGAAAAGACGTCATCACCGTCGAGCAGTTGTTCACCCACACCTCCGGCTTTCCACTGGCGCCCTTCCCGATGTCCGAATGGAACGATCGCGCCAAACGGCGCGAACGCTTCGCCCGCTGGCGGTTGAATTGGGAGCCGGGATCGCGCTTCGAGTATCATCCGACTTCGAGCATGTGGGTGATCGCTGCGATCATCGAACAACGCACCGGCGTCGACTTCCGCGAATTCGTGCGCACGCGCATTGCCGAGCCGCTAGGGTTGCGCGATTTGTACGTCGGCTTGCCCCCGGCGCTGCACCGACGGCTGGCGGACATTCAGCACGTCGGCGCGCTGCCGACGGCGGACGAAATGAAGGCGCTCGGTTGGCCGGAACTTCCCGTCACCGAGGTTACCGAAGACGCGCTGCAGGGGTTCAACGATCCGCGCGCGCGCGAAGCCGGCAATCCCGGTGGCGGCGGCACGATGACCGCCGCCGATCTCGCGCTATTCTATCAAGCCTTGCTGGCCGCGCTGCGCGGCGATGACGAACGGATCTGGAAGGCCGACACGGTGCGGCAAGGGTTGCGAGTGCGCACCGGCGACCTGACCGATCCGCTGTTCGGCAAGCGAGTTCACCGGGCCCTTGGGCTGATGATTGCTGGCGACGCCGACCGCACGTATCGTGGATTTGGTCACAATGGGTCCGAATATTCGTTCGGGCACAACGGTGCCGGTGGTCAAATCGCGTGGGCCGATCCGGACAGCGGTATCTCCTTTGTGTACTGCACCAACGGCATGGATCGCCATCCGATCCGTCAAGCCCGCCGGGGTGTCGCGCTGTCCAGCCTGGCTGCGGCCTGCGCGGTTTGA